From the genome of Rhinolophus ferrumequinum isolate MPI-CBG mRhiFer1 chromosome 24, mRhiFer1_v1.p, whole genome shotgun sequence:
AGATACTAGAGAAACGGAAAGTTTCTGattctggaagagaaaaaagtttgATGAAAGGAAGCTAAAAAGGAAGCTAAAAAGTGTTTGCGGTCAGTGGTGAGATTTGGGACTATTTTTATAGTTGTCTGTGTGCTTTTCTACATATTCCAGGTTTCTTCAAAGATTGCAAGTAATTTTTAGAATCTAGGGGAAAAACTACAAATGTTCTATTTTAAGATGATTCTTTTAAAGGCAAAAAGagttaaaaacacatataaactTTATTGGTGTAGGGTTCATGGATTTTAGGTGACTACTGCGAGTATAATAGAACTAGCCAATCGAATATTGTAAAGCTATTTAAATTATCCAGGTTTTATTGTGGCAGATGAAATGCCAAAGAAAGCCTTCAAGCTATCTATCTGATGATGGTTTTCTAATAATCTTCTTGTCAGAATCGGAGGTGGAAACATGGTGAGAGTTGTAATAAGCCTCGGTAAGTAACGGAGCTAAGAACTCCGTGAGAGGTCCAAGGTGCAGGATCAAGAAGGCtgcagaagaacaaaaaaaaaaaaaaaagaaaagggaaaaaaaggaagaaaaaagagagtagAACCAGTTCACCATCAAAAAATATTATAAGGCATCTGGAGGCCTTTCCTCAATCAATGTCTAATGCTCAGGCAGAGACTTAATCCTTGGCAGGACAGAATTAGAGTCTGACCTGGGGGGACAGTTCCTGGTTCTTCAGTCGGCATCTCCAGGATTCCTGGGAGTCAACTGGAGAAGCCAAAAAGCTGACTTTtcaaaaacacaaaggaaagaaaaaaacaggaaagaaaaggaaaccataaaacaaagaaaaggaacagtttagtgaaaccacacacacaccacacacacacacgcacacatactgCGATGGGCTGAATTGTGCACACACCCccttcatatgttgaagccctaacccctagtaACTcgaaatgtgactgtatttgaagatagagCCTTTagagaggtaattaaggtaagaTGAGTTccttaggatgggccctaatccaataggactggtgtccttataagaagagattaggccACAGACACAACAggggaaagaccatgtgaggacacagcaagaaggtggccgtctataagccaaggagaaaagcctcagaagaaatcaaccctgctgacatcttgttctcagacttgcagcctccagaattgtgagaaaatcaACTATTGTTTGAGCCACCccgtctgtggtatttgttatgaGAGTCCTAGAAAactaacacacatacacacacgcacacgcacacacatacacattcacacatacacacacccaagAGCAACTCTCTGGGCTGCCCACTCAGTAGAACCCTGTTCCAAGGGACCCAAGATACATCTGAccagcagaaggaaaagaatggcTATTGTCCCACATACCTGCAGCGAGGGTGGACCCTTCTGTGGTAAGCTCAGTGGTCAGAAGAATTGTGGCTGCCTCAGGAAGGGAGCCTGATGTTGTCAGAGGGCACGTGGTTGCCGTGCCCTCTGTGAGGGCAGTGGTGGTTGTCTCAAGTGGTGTGCTGGTTGTGAGTGCAGGTGTAGTCACAACTGTTGTTGGAAGCACAGCTGTGGTTGTCATAGTGGTGGTCGTTGGGTGACGTGTGGTGGTGCGACGCGTGGTTGTTGGGGCTGTAAACAACACATCATACATCTGGTACCAAGTGGAGATGAAGGAAGAAACCATACACATATATCTGGGATCCAtccttttctgtctgtttctACCGCCCTTAGTGGGTCCACTGGCCTGGACCACAGTAATGCCCATGAAATCTGGGTTTCTTGCCTCTAGCCTTGGCCTTTCCAATCTGTTCTTCACATATTGACTGGAGGAATCTTTTAAAATGACCCATCTAATTATGTCTGTCTCCTGCGTAAAACTTTTGACGGGTCCTCCGTGCCCTTAAGATAAAGAGCCAACCCCACAACCTGGTCCACAAGGTTCCGCCTGACCTGGTCCTGTCTTTCTTTTCAATCTCCCATCTTCACTCTACTCTTCTCATTTTCCCCAGCCTTTTCTTCAGCTCTTTGCACATATTAGTGACCTTCTGGCTGGAGGGACTTTGTACCTGTTGCTTCCCAGTCTCTGTCTTCATCAGGTTGACTCCTCAGCTAAAAGGACGCCTCTGCATGGAGGTCATCTGCAGTCTGTAATAATACTTTCACACTGTCCTACTTGACCTTCACAGCATTCGGTTGTACCTCATAATTACAGTTATTTGATGATTATTGTTTAAGGTCTGCTTTTCCCACTAGAtggtaagctccatgagggaaaaatctgtatttattttgttccctGGTACAAATCTGCTACCTAGCACAAGGTCGAtcacatagtaggtgttccaAAAACATCAATGAGTAAATGGACGACTGCGTCAAAAGTGAGCCCCAACATAAAATTTCAGTCAAGTGAGATGAATAAACTCTAATCTGCTGCATAACCTTGTACCTACAGTTAACAGTaatgtgctgtacacttgaaaatgtgTTAAGGTGGGAAACTCACATTAGGTATTCTTTCCACgataaaaccaaattaaaatctaaaaaaaaaaaaactaggccCAAAGTATGTAACATAGGGTAACAATGTAGTCTTTTAGATATTAAAGATTGGTTCATGCCAGCACTGCTCACCCCCTAAACATTTGAATTTGGGTTCATCAGCCACACTTATTCTACAGATACCACCCTTTCAAATATGACAAATTTCCATTAACTCTAGTGGACCAGAAAGACACTTAGTTTCAAGTGAACTTAGAAATGACCACCTAGAGTATTGCCCTTCATGCAGTTTAAATCTTTATGAGTTCCACCATATTCCAAATTTCACCAAAAGCAACTGATAGTAACAGAAGGAAAGAACACCTGAAAATGGCTGTGAGTGTCTCCAACCCCACACCCTTTCCCTGAGGCCAGAAGTTGCAAACTACTGGGCTCCGGCCTGAAGCTGACCCATGGACATGCTTTAGTTTACACAGtatatgtttttctaaattttgaaatatttgtgtcatgcagggtgtcagacggggtctctgatcccgctccccacataagaacgcaggatatggtgaggccaaaaacgaacacccacgaagccatagatgggggagtcataccactatattctcgctggcggcatccgcctctctgcaatccgctcttgctagctcagccaccatcttcttgctagcccccattttctgctagcgtagtcacagcagttatattagtggccagtggctcactggttacagctgacggccaactagccacagctaatggccatccaatcacagttgatggccatttactacccgagtaagcacctttccacgtgaggccgagagcctggaaactgtactcctggctctgtccccacaatttgCCACCATGCAAAGATCAGTATAGCTCATATAAAAACTGCCACATCTGAAAACACTGGGCTGGAATTTCTGCAAGGCAACGATCCCCTAGATAAGCGGCAGCTGCCTCCTGTAGATTGTCCCTGCAATTCCCTGTCCCACGCACCACACCACGCTCACTCACTCACTTCTGGGGCCATCTTGGGCCCCAGGGGCATTTGCTTCAGACCGTGGCTCCTCTAGTCAGAGGAACACCTTCCAGATTTCACCTGCCCACTCACTGCCTAAGGAGCTAAAGCCTCTCCGACACCACCCACTGAATCCATCACCTACATTAACCACTGACTCTCTCCTCCCACAGACACCAGCCCCTTCACGTGCTCACCTTTGATTAGCTTTAGCCGAACGTTATTCTTCACATCATTGAACCAGCCCGGCACCTCTATGCGGCAGCAGTACACACTTTCGTCGCTTGTAATGGTGCTGAAGATGGTCAAGGACACATCGCCTCTCCCAATAGTCCCGTGAAGTGCATATTTGGGTGACTTCTTCGAGAGCACCTTTGTCCCATCGGTGTGGATAAGCTCCTCATTGCATTTGGAGTTGGGACACGAGCCTTTGCCCCAGCACATGCTATTGCTGCCAGGAGACCACGATGAGTACATGCAGGGCAAAGTCACCGACTGACCCAAAAACCCTGTCACGACAGTCTCTGATGCAGCTGGAGCTGTGAGGAAGGATGAGAAAATGAGGTTGTGCGGTGCTAACATCTCTCAGGTATGCTACGCGGTGATTGTGCACATAGCTGCTTCCAGGAAGATGAAGAGAGTTGTAGTGTGTATGTTTCTTTAGTCTAAATTCTGATGTGCGCTTTGCCACAGCTGAGCTCCTAACGCCACATCTTTCCATCTCCCAAGTGGAGACAGGTGACCCACCTGAGTTTTTAAACTCATTTGCACAGCAAGACCTTTGTGCTGATTTTAAAACTCTGATCTTGAGGACCATTCAATAAGCCAATAAACTCTCCAAGGAATAATCCTGACCCTTTGACTCAATTCCACGAACTCATACAAACAGGTCCCAAACCATCACTCTACCGATGTGATCATGTGCTAGTAACTCGAATGCTTCAGATGCGTCTCCCTCTGTCTTCCCCCCAGACAGTGCTATGGCAGGAAGATAGGCAGTCGGACTACTATATCCCACTGTCCTTCTCTCCTTTCAGtactagaaatagaaattaatttactCTGGACCATTTTTTTGTCATTAGTAGAAAGTCAGTGGggtttgaagattttttttttaatgttagaacTGAAAGAGACCACAGGAATTATATAGAACGGCAGCTATGCCACACAAAAGTGCTAGAGGTTGAGATGGAAGGTATCACCATTTCTAAAATGAAGTATCCATATTTCCCAACTTTGGCTGCTCATCAGCACGACCTGGGGAGACTGTTAAACATACATATTGTATTGACCAACcctgagtcagaatctctgaggCCAAAGCCCAGGGAAGTGGACATAACCAAGTTCTTCAGGCCATTCTGATGTCATTGGCTACTCACCCCATGTTTGAGGAACACTGGACGAGCTATTCTAAGATTACATCCACCTCTGAGAATCTGCGAAACATTTTCACTACTGCAAATATTAAGTTCACTGGTTTAACTGAACCTCAGTGATtgttcttaaaaagaagaaaaatgctattGAAGGGAGAGCCAGGCAGGCTGAAGCTCCGGATCATAAGAACTATATCCAGCTTCCTCTTGGGTACCTAGATACCTGCTTAGTGTTTTCCTCATGGTATCCCCACCCAGTGAGACTCTCCATTCACTAACTTTGTTGGTCCATTTAGCTAAGTTGTGGAAGACATGGTCCGCAGTCGCCTATCCCTCCCTGACTAGTGTCAGGAATGTCCAGGTATCCCTCTCTAGGAGAAGCTGAGGATGAACCTTAAGAGACGCTAAGAGCATGAGCAAAAGGATGTGCTTCCTGGGTTTTTCACGGTTGGCTCTGATGATGAAGGTCATTCCAAATTCAGATCAGCCTGGAGCCTTCCCTGAACTCACAGTCTATTCACTTTGCCTCAGTAGAAATGTTTCATAGATCATAAAATGCTGTGGAAGTCCATTTTGTCCACCATGAAACCaggagaaaagatgagaaattcATTGTTATCACCCTCAACTATGTTAGCAACACAGAACACATGACCTAAACCACCTAACTTCTAAAATACGAGCTTGTTCCTAcgaatatttggaaaaattaattaaaaacatatgcagAATTATTTCTACAGGAGAGTCATCCGTTTGTTTTCTTAAgtatcataccatgtttccccaaaaataagacctaaccggaaaataagccctagcatgatttttttcaggatgacatcccctgaacataagccctaatgcgtcttttggagcaaaaattaatataagacctggtcttattttcagagaaacacagttgTATAGAAGGGGGCTTCCTACTACTCAATAAGAAAAGTCAACAGAAAAACGGGAGAAGGCCAGAGCAGGCAATTCTGTGAGGAAATGTGAGTGGCCAATAAATTTCACCTATTtgactggaaaaaaattagaatgctgataatatcaagtgttggcCAGACAGAACCTAAGGAAAAAACAGTTGGAATAAATTGCAGTGATGTGGGATGGGACTTGGTAGCCACACTGTGGCAATTTGGCAGTTTCTACTAATAGTGAACACGCGTGTGTGCTAGCTAAGCCTTGGCgattccattttatttacccTAGAAAAACACACGTGCACaagaaaacctatttttaaatgtttactgcaGCCCTCACACATGTGTAAATGGAATGAACAATGTGTATATGGGCATGACAAAACTATGATTGATTAATTCCATGGCATCATGGGTAGATTATTAGAATTAGAGGTGTATCAATTGGCATGAAAACTCCAAGCCTTATTAATGTATGAAAAGGGCAAATTTCAAAGcaacacataaaatataaaaccatttgaTAAAACAATTTGCATTTTGTTGGTGGGCAAAGACATATGAAGGTAAATGCATAGAAAAGCATCGGGGGGTGGGATATACACCCAATTGATTGTGTCAGCCATGTCCGGTGACCACTGgaaaagggagggggtgggagtaATCGTCAAAAGGGATTTTAGCTTTATAGCATTGTGATTTTTATCACCAGGGGTGTTTCTGTGTTTCCGTATTACTCATCTGattaaaaattcatgttaaaaaagGAAGCAGGCAATTTGGTGTGGCAGGAAAACACCCATTCGGCTTACATTGGAAACCTCATTCTGTCACTGACTGCTTTTGTGTTCTTGGAGGAAAGCCACAATGATTGTGACTTCATTATCATCGTAAGAGAAAGAGGGATTGATAACCACTCACCTCAGAAAGCGTTTCTAAGGTTTGCATGAGATAAAGTATCAAATGCCACATGGAATTAATAAAGTATTAGTACAAGTAACCACGCACGGCAGAATTTAGAAACATGACAAGAAACTCTTCCTTCCAGTTAAAGAAGCACCCTGGCACAAAGGAATCGTTGGCATCAAATTAATTCCCCTTTTCGGGAATTACCCAGCATGGTGGGCACAACCTAGGTTCTGGTGCCAGCTTGGTTCTTTCTCCAGCTGATGGTCTTAAGAAAGGCCTTTCCCCAGTCCAGCTCTCAGTTTCACCATCTACAGAATGAAGGATTCAATTAGGCATCTTTTAAGAGCATAAGCAGCTCTGATTGATCCTCGGTGATTCTCTTCTGAATTGATCATTTTTGAAAAGGCACACATGGAAAACAAACAGATCACTAGGTGCTAACTCCTTCAGGTACGGTTGGAAAAGCCACCCTAGCTCAACCAGCAGCTCAATCAGGATCTGGCCAATAGCAGGGAATGTGGACTTGGACTCCAGCATCTTTCAGCGTAACGAAACCCTCCACACCTCAAGTTCCCAGGACAAGATAAAGACCATTACAAACATTGGTAAAGAGCCTAAGTGTCCTTCAGTGGATGATGGGTAAAGAAGATGGGGTACATgtataccatggaatactactcagccataagaaaggatgaaatacttccatttgcaacaacatggatgaatctagagagtatcatgctaaacgaaataagtcacaTGGAAAAGCACAAGAACCCCACTATGTCACTCACGTGGGGGATAAagaacagaaagcaacaaacgaactaacaaaagaaacaaactcacatAACAGGATGGTGGTTCCAGAGGGGAAAAGGCGTGGGGGAAGACgaagaggttaaagggggtcaaatatgagtatatggcgatggaaggagactagacttcggGTGAGGAGCACACAATGCAATCGATACACAGATGAAGCATTATAGAAATGGACACTCGAGACGTACGTTATcaaccaacgtcaccccaataaacttaataattttttttaaaaaacattgataaagaaaaatgtcagggAGTGCTTTCATTCCATTAACTGCTACAGAGTATCTGGGGCGAGGAACAGTTCAGTGAGCAGTTACTCGAGGGTGACAAGTTCTCTGATAAAGGGACCCCAAGGAGGACAGGAAGTCATAGCAGAAACACTCACACCAGTCTGAATGCTCAGGGAAAGCCTGACTTAGGAGGAGACCTGCGGATGCTCCTGGAgttagagaggaaagaaagacagaaaggacagCATGACCACGGTTTGAGGCGTAAAGGGAATGCTGTTGTTTTCCTTGGAATGTAGGTATTTTCTCATGCAGCACATTTGAAAGATTCTTGCCCAAATAACTATAGACTTTTACAACCGCAAGAGACATTAGATATTGTGTAGTCCTGGAATCATGGACTGTTAAACCTGGTCTTATCCAGGTCCCTTATTTCATACATGgaagagccaaagcaatttaGACGTGGTCAACATCAACAGCTAGTGACCGAGACACACTACAGCTCAGCCCCAAACATTCAGCCCTATACCACCAGGATGCAAAGGTCTCAACCGGCCCAAACCAAGGGTCACATCTGCATAGTCCAACACCTGGAAACAACATGCAGAAAGAAACCTCACCGTGAAGCCTCATCcccagcaaaataaaacaaaacaaaaagcaaaccaaacttcctgggaaaaaaggaagagaaaagaaagagaaaaacaagaattataataagagctctcaccagaacaaATTCCCCTGGCTCTGGCTGCATAAGACATTTCTTTCCCCCATTTCATCTCACCccttatttctgtgtttcttcttAAATTGCCATTTCTGACATGAACACAAATTGTCCCATCCTAAAACCCCCAAACCAGTCTTTGGATAACCCAATGtcacaggaaggaaaaagacCCTCCAAAGAAGAAACgctgtgtggggtgtgggggatgcAGGAATGAAATGGGCTTCTGCTTTACTGAGGCCTGATCAGTCATGGAAATCCATCACGGGATGCGGAGCCCCACAGGGACGCCTGCATGGAAGGGTTCAGACACTTACTCAGGTAAAGCCGCCATAGCTCAATCAGCAGACAGAGAATGAGAGGCCCTTTGGACATTTTGGCTCTTGCCAGACCCCTGGAGTCTGTCTGTCTTCCCAAAGTCCCTCTCTTATACTCCAGTTAGTGCTGACAGGCTGGGACATTAcggtttcatttctctttttgtcacaaaatcttcccttcccccatccagCAATCTGGGATGTATGATGAAATGCTGAGCACTTTTCTCCTGAACACTAGTATGTGTGCAAATGGGTGGAGTGATGGCGGGGGCGTACATGTGCTCCTTTGTCCCTGCCTTTGGGGGATTTCCTACATGTGCGTGAACTTCCAAGCATGTACCTAGGTATAAGCTACGGTCCTCCTGGCTGCTGTGCAGCTTGTACTAAAATGCAACTCTCCCCACTGGTAGTTGTTTACACATGGACTTCTCATAGGGGCCAGAGGAAAGTTTCCTGGGCAAGGAACGAAGAGGTTCCCTAGAGGAAACATACTGTGGCTGTTAAAAAAACGAGGCCAAGGTTTGAGGCCAATGCACCACTGGTTAGGGAAGCCACTGGATGAGAAAGAGCggtaaaaataattcatgaaCCAGATTACAGGGTTTGAACTAAATGCTACTTACAGCCCTTCTGGAGTCAACTCTATGGAGTCAATGATTTATCCAGGAACACAGAACCAGTTAGAGGAGGAACCGAATCAATGCTCACCAACcagatgtgttttttaaaaatagatttatacCATCATTACTAGGCACTGAGTGCTtaattatatgccaggcactctgctagaTGATACCGATATactatttaattcttacaaccctAAGAAGTAGataatgttatttttctcatttaacagatgaggaaatggaggcttaagAGAGTTACATAAATGATAGTCGCAGCTAAAGGGTTGTAGAAACAGGGCTGAAGCACAAGACTTCCTGATCCCAAAGCCCATGCGTTTAATCACTATACTTTCCTTGGACCTGTAACCCTTAGAGTAATGCAGCAATCACACCAATACCAGTGGCCAGTTCCAACCCTGCCCCAAAGAGGGAATTTAAGGATGCACAAATGttctaggtttgtttttttttttaatcctcatttgATTGTAACCAGCCAAACAAGCTTCAAACATTCAGCTTTGCTCATAATGAAGGAAATGGTGAAAATGCAAATATGGGGtgaggctctggagtcagagaagCCAGAAAATGGAGAAGGAGTGAAGCTAGAGGGATTCAGAGAAAATCTTCCCAGTGAATACCCGCTGAATGGTGGGATGCCATTCCTAGGAAGCTAGGAGATTTAATCTCTGGATAAACTGAATGGCCCTAATAAAATACTTACGGATATTGAGAGTGCAGTGTCCCCCAACAATACCACCCATTCACCCTTCGACAAGGTCACCAGGGCATGTGCCTTAGTCATGCATTGCATGAGTCCTGACTAGTTTTTAGTGTTTcgctttaaatttaaatagacaaCCAAGGATCACCAGACATTTGGGGAAAGCCTTCAACCTGAAATAGATACAAAGACAACATCCAAGATGACTTTTGCACTCACGTATCTAGAAAGTTGATTAAGATGAGAGCTGGGGGCTGGACAGGCAaccatctctctctccatatgGTCTTTCCACATGGCACCTTGTGCTTCCTTACGATATCACAGTACAGCAGTCTCAAAGTAATGAATTCTTACACAGTATCTGCATTTCTCAAAAATGAGCATTCCAACAGGCTTGGGAAGGATCTTTGAAGGGGGAAGCATCTTTGTAAACTAGTTACCATAACAACCAAAACAGGATGGAGCAGAAGGACAGAGGAATAAgttttgggggggtggtggtaAGTGTAATTAATAGATTATTTCATGCATTTaggtattttgaaaatagatttgAAAGGTCTTTGACAGGTTGGAAtatttgagttaaattttgaTGGACATgggaaattaagaaaaggaaaaaatgaggcaATTATTATAaccaagaaagataaaatattatataagaatATGTTCCTATAGTACattttttcaatatgaaaaagaTAGTTATACAGTCATAATAATGTAGACTCTGGCTACTGGTTTAACACAAAATTGTGATATGAATACATTGGAAAGATAGGCAGAGAGGAAGTTGGGTGGGTGCAAGAAAGCCAAACCCTATTCACCCTTACAAGAGTTCAATAGATAATGTCTCACACTGCTCAAGCAAATAATACCAGTATCAAAACATTATTAGTaatatggaggaaaagaaaaaacaggtgaAAGAAGTcgaaaaagtttaaattttatggaAAGGAATtgactgtgtgttttttttttcagttataaaccttttaaagtaattttatttttttcaatgtacatATTGAGTTGCTAAATACCACTTCCAGGAGAAGGAAtcagggcttcttggagaaatgctGATTCTAGGACTgaacaggaaatattttaaataagtctgGAGCATTCTTGTGCTAGAAAGTATGGAAGTGCCccccaccaaaacaaacaaacaaacaaacaaacaaacaaaaaaccccacaataatGGGATTGTTAAAGGGACATAGGAGGAGACAACTGAAAGAGGTCCCAATGACCAAAGCTGAAACAATCTGCGCAACAAATAAGTAGTACtaaattataacccaaagtatcaAATAAATATCtcatataaataaacaattgaatcaataaataagtgggaaaaaagagacaaatcttCTGTCCAGAAGAGAACTAAATAGCTTACGTGGATACTTTCGTCTCAAACCGGTGAAGCCCGTCTCCCCCTCCTTAAGTGAGGGCTGGACACGGTGACGTCCTTCCATAAAACACAGtatggagagggaggaaaggctaactttacagtggagagaACTTCCAAACACTATCTCCggcaggtgatcaaggtcaacatcaacagagACAAGTCACGTCATGTTGATAGCGTGTACCTTTGATATGATAAATGGCACatcacctctgtggtcttcctttcAAGAAATACAACCCCGGtataaacatgagaaaaacatcagacatgACCAAATGGAGGGACATTTCACAAAATCTCTGTGAAATAcgtctcaaaactgtcaaggtcatcataAACAAGGAACGTCTGAAAAACTGTTACAGCCAAGAGGAACTTAAGGAGACATTACAGCTAACGTGTAATGTGGTATCTAGGATAGgatcctggaaaagaaaaaggccattaggtgaaaaaaaaggaaatctttggACTTTGGTTAATAATAACGTATCAATATcagttcattaattgtaacaaatatgcCATACTAATGTAAGACGTTAACAATAGGAAAATCTAGATGTAGGAGGTATGAGAACTCTCTGTAGGATCTTCATAatctttctgtaaatctaaagctGTTCTAaaatagagtttattttttaaatgcacctgctttcattttagaaatgcaaagtttGCATTTGCAAATACCAAAGTACTTTGGTATCTGGAAGGGTTTATACATTGGAAAAAGAAACGAAGctcagttttcttcctcttcGTAAGTTAGGTGGCATAGAATTCACAAACATCCTAATATTGGCTACTCAATTTGTATTACTGCATTAAAT
Proteins encoded in this window:
- the TIMD4 gene encoding T-cell immunoglobulin and mucin domain-containing protein 4; amino-acid sequence: MSKGPLILCLLIELWRLYLTPAASETVVTGFLGQSVTLPCMYSSWSPGSNSMCWGKGSCPNSKCNEELIHTDGTKVLSKKSPKYALHGTIGRGDVSLTIFSTITSDESVYCCRIEVPGWFNDVKNNVRLKLIKAPTTTRRTTTRHPTTTTMTTTAVLPTTVVTTPALTTSTPLETTTTALTEGTATTCPLTTSGSLPEAATILLTTELTTEGSTLAAESETFRFSSISQTSTEVTSEGTTLLTSKESTASVSQSTPKESIWEMSDSETFLHKKVDDNLVMIIVPCLVFLLCALMVVFLLRGKVMKTNCFQKHTRLDNVGESKNVLDDIQNGREDEDGLFTL